The Salvelinus fontinalis isolate EN_2023a chromosome 7, ASM2944872v1, whole genome shotgun sequence genomic sequence GGCTACCTAGCTAAATAAGCTTGATAAGATAGCCGTACGTCTAAATGTCTAGGTATCTAACTTAAATAGATAACTTTAACAGCTAAATGCATGTGTTGTCGCTTATATCTAGCTAATTTAGTTAGCTGCTAGCACTTTCAAGCAGCTAGCTAACGTGGCTAGGTTATATCAGTCAGCTAACAGTAGCTAACTATGATAGCTAATCACTGTGAGTGTCAACTGCTTTACCTGTGGCTGGAACGTCGTCGAGAAGGAAAACATTATCACAGCAACTTGAGGGTTGGTATGTGACGACAGACCCTCAATGTTACTGAATATACCAACTCCTCCTGGGCACTCTGCTTTTTTTCTCTCCTGTGACTCAACTAGGTACTTTCTGATGAAAATGGCTTCTCAAAGGTCAACAACGTTCCATGATGCACGTCTGGAAGAAATTACTACCGGTTGGAACCAACGATGTATATAAACCTTGGATAGCTATTTCCACCGGGCGACCATATTGGTAcaccccagtaggagcagtcctccataggaatgaatggaattcttcagtatttttatttattttatttcacctttatttaaccaggtaggctagttgagaacaagttctcatttgcaactgcgacctggccaagataaagcaaagcagttcgacacatagaaCAAcagagagttacacatggaataaacaaacatacaatcaattatacagtagaaaaatatatatacagcatgtgcaaatgaggtaggataagagaggtaaggcaataaataggccatggtgacgAAGTAATtataatatagcaattaaacactggaatggtaggatgtgcagaagatgaatgtgcaagtagaggtactgggttgcaaaggagcaagataaataaagaaatacagtatggggaggtagattggatgggctatttacagataagctatgtacaggtgcagtgatctgtgagctgctctgacagctggtgctaaaagctagtgagggaggtaagagtctccagcttcagagatttttttatttaatttaatttagctTGCATAACATAATTAAAAGGTGTGTATTAAGGTGTTTGTAATAGAATAACCTGGCAGATAATAATACATGCATTTCTATACCTTCCCCCCAAAGAATTACAACAgtgggggagtgccaatatggagGCATGGAGGCTTCAACACAACGCCCCATATTAGTCATCtaatgtatatataaatcattgttGGAACATGATTATGTCATGCTTATgcagcattcaaaacaactgggaacttgaaaaaatacgaggtcaaatcatgacgtcagtgatcttcaggtgggaaagtcggagctctagaaagaggtccGAGTTCAaatcgagttcccagttgttttgaacgtacTGAAGTCGGTTGTCGGAGATTTCCGAGTTACCAGTTGTATTGAACTCGATGGAGTTCAATActtctttccaataaatattgaggataTTATtccggtgacatgatgatcgatgcttggctgctgtTTGACAACAACAAAtaattatccataataatctcataatgtagATAGCCTACACACACTGTATCTGCAAGatgttggctagagcacatgcACCCACACCCCCAAACTAATTCCCCCGGCTATGGTGCCAAGATCAGTGGGCACATTTGAAAAAATAACGCAACAGTATTTGTGACAAAACCATAGGTAGATTTGAAAATGTGATAGAGactcatttaacttgtatttttcattcggtacatgggaatatAGCAAAAGTTATTTTTTATGTGCATTGCGTCATCACAAACAGCCTTTTATCCGCAAAAAGTccgtttgatggaaacacatctctggtgggaaaatacaCATTGTTTTATGTAGATTtaagaatattcgcatgaaaatctgtcgcataATGGATAGAAATGCAGCTACTGACACTCACTCATTGAGCCCATGTCAGCAAAAatgttttagattggtaaattagtctagccagttatctaaacttgtagtaatcatgatcGAATTACCGACCGGGTAGCCCCCAtttattttgttagtcactctcaaaACTACAAATATTTCTCTCCAGTCTCCAcactatggcaaaatgtgtagaattgtgaATGTTAGCGTTTATTCGCCGTGAATCAGTGATGGTCACTGGCTGGAACAGCCAAAAAGTCATCCAtttaaaatctaaccctaacctttaccttaaccacactgctaacactAATGTCTAATTCTAAACTTAAATGAAGACTAAAAagcaacaacaacagaaaacatGATTTTTTACAGTATTGCCTATTTTGATTTTGTAGCTGGCTTGTGGAAATTgatcagttctgcctccaggacaagacttaTCCCAATAAACATCAACCGGCTATacttgcaggaaattagctgtaaggCTACGGCCAGCTGCGACTGCATGTGCGGGTATGGATATGGGTATTGCAGACCCCTATAAAGTTACCCAACCCTTATCTAGGGGGTGTTTTTCATGTGTTAACTTCATGCAGGAGAGAGGCAGCCATGAGGATACCCagaacagacaggcagagagagaggccacaAACAAACAGGTAAGATAGTGAGAAGTGTCTCTCCAAGCTCATAGAGTTGATGGTCTGAGTTGATGGTCTGTCATAGTGTGACTCAATTgcaattatcaaatcaaatcgcattttatttgtcacatgggggggggggggggggggcttttggacctagactcgtCGCTCAGGTACCACTTGCCGTggagtagcagagaaaacagtctacaaAAAAATCATATATGATCTCTGATGGAATGATAGCAGCTTAAGTCTAGAGGATGTATTATATGTGTTAACTTCATGCAGGAGAGAGGCAGCCATGAGGATATTTTATTTTGGATAATTTTATAGAGTGGAGATtgatgtttttgtttttattacAATAGTTTTTAACTGTGTATGTTGCTGGTTATTATTACACTATAATAACTGTAGTATACGTTGAACAAACCATGTTGTTTCAAACCATACAGtatgtagagcagtagtagtaacaaacTGACATAGGGGAAGTGAGAAAAATAGTACAAAATGGTTGTTTAATTGAATATATCCACATTACCAGTCACACTTGTATTCAGTATAGTATGAATGGCCATGGCCCTACGACTGATTGGCCCATTTGTCTTTTCTCAAAAGTCACAAGAAATTAGCATTTAATAAATGGAAGCAAAATGCCCCTGGCTACTTCTCCAATgtttctcttttttattttttgctaATAATGGCAAAGGTGCATAAAAATTGAGGAATTCAGATATGACATCATTGTTTGAGCACTATCCACAGACTTTTTAAACTATGGTTCAATGTGGCTATGAATCAGAACAATCTACTTTTTAATGTTTTCTAATTGCCGATGTTTTGGAGCAAAAATTGGGATAATGTATAGCGTGCTAATGTCAATACAAAAAACAGTGTGGTGGAAAGCACTATACAATACAACTTATTAAATAAGGCGTTTGTGGTAAGTACAGGTCACCATCTTTATGCACCTTCGGCAATGTTTGCAACGTTGTTGGAAACATTTGTAACAACCAGCATACAAAATATGTATGACGTAACATATTTTTTTGATGCTAGGTGTCCTACCCGTTGCCTGATGCCAATTCTTCTAGAAGAGGAGCTCTAGAAATATAATGATGGCCCAAAAACTCAATTGTATTCATTGATTAATTCATACATTTATTATTTGGTCAAATCTGCCTTTGAAATTATCTGCATTTCAAGTGTTTATATTCGTATAGGCACTATCTTTGGCCTCGAATAGTACGTCACGCAGGACCCCTATTTCTGTGAGCGGATTTCAAATTTCAAAACAAACCGCGCCTTGTCTTGTATGTCAGGTTAGTGAAACGATTTGTTTCATAAAACTTCGTATAGGTATTTTGAACTGTAACAGCTTACTAATTTAATTGCATGCACGCTTTTTGTTTTTACTTACTTTCAGGATGTATTCCCCTTGAAAAGTTGCAAAAGTCTACGCTAAAGTTAGCTGCTAGTAGGTGCCAACTATGGATGCAGGTGAAAAGCAGGGTGCGTGCCCCCTTTCTTGTGCAGATGGGAAGGTATCCGATATTCCAAAACCTGCCTCAATCGAAGACTTCGTTGTTTTGAAGCCCATCAGCCGTGGTGCCTTTGGAAAGGTTTACCTTGCACGGAAGAAAAGTAATGCACGCTTATATGCAATCAAGGCAAGTAATCAACATTTTACCACTGCTATGCATCTGCTCGACAGCATTTCGAATTTTAAGTGGGGTGAACCATCAGTAACAGCTGTTAATGTAAAGAAACGAGTTGGAAAGCATTTAACTTTTAAAAATTGTATTTACCTAACTTACATGGACCTTTGAGGATAATAACACTTTACTGGCTATTCACTTTCCTCCAGGTGGTGAAGAAAGCAGACATGCGTGACAAAAATATGGCAGATCAGATGAAGGCAGAGAGGGACGCATTGGCCCTCAGCAAAAGTCCCTTTGTTGTGCACCTCTTCTACTGTCTCCAAACAGCAACAAAAGTGTATTTGGTATGTGGTCCCAAAAAATACAAATGACAACAGTGAGTGACACATGTACCTGACCTGACTTTGGTATATTGCCTCTGTACATGTTTATCCACAGGTGATGGAATACCTTATTGGAGGGGATGTGAAATCACTTCTTCACATCTATGGGTATTTTGATGAGGACATGTCAGTGAAATACATTTCAGAGGTGGCACGTGCTTTAGACTACCTCCATCGCCATGGAATCACCCACAGGTACTTTTATAACTACTCATCTTCAAAATATTTGTTTATTTCACATTTTAGTATCATTGAGGTTTGTATTCTGTTCAATCTTTTAGGGACCTAAAGCCGGACAATATGCTTGTGTCTAATGAAGGCCACATCAAGCTTACAGACTTTGGCCTCTCCAAAGTCAAGCTTGACAGAGGTATGGGCACTATAGCGTACACTTAATTAACCCATCCATCTCCATCTGCTTGCAGGCTTTTGTTGTGTTTTACATTTTAATTCCTTTTCCTCACAGAATTGAGTCTTGCAGATATCTTGACAACCCCATCTTTTGTCATGCCTAAACAAGATTATTTCCGCACCCCTGGTCAAGTCCTGTCTTTGATCAGCTCTCTTGGACTTGTGAGTAGAGTTAATTGTATTTAAGTATGTATTCCATTTAGAATACATCAGTAATGATAATACGTGTGATATGATTGGTTTGTTGCCAGATTAAATATTTATTCTGTGCTCTCATCAAACACAGAACACACCAGCAGTGGAGGGCAAGCGGCACAGCAGCGGATCGGCTGTGTTTAGCCCTATGTCATGTGGGAAAATTGAACAGCAGAAAAACTCGCTCAGTTCACCCTTGAGGAGACAGAAGGAATACCTGCGTTCCCCTGTCTGCCTTAGCCGGACTTTGGGTATGTCTCTTCAATTCTACCTCCGTAAACCACCCTGTGTTTCAGGTTTATCTTTATCTATAGAGCGCAGACTGGTCAGATATGTAGTCAAATGTGTCCTGAGGAGAAAGTGGATTCTGTTTCCTCAAACTGGTTCTAATCagtctttgttttgttttttcaggACCCAACAGCTGTGTGTTCAGCCCATATGCTTTGGCCAAGAGCCTGACTCCCAGGCTGCTCAAGTCCAGGAGGAGGTTTGACACCATGAGCGCAGGCGGCAGCCAATCATGCATCTTCCCCTCCACCACTGACTCTGAGGGAGGTGTCAGCCCACTATGGGAGCTGGAGCAGGTCAGAAGGCAGTAGCAAATAagcattttgttttcaaatatcTGTAATTGTGGGTCATTGGTTATTAGAAGATATGTATGTTGTATTCCGTTATTGTATTCCATTTCCTTTTCTAGAATGAGGTTGAGAACGTGCCGTACCTATATGGTAGGAATGCAAGTGGACAAACGGGCGGAAAGGTGACCTCTGATATGAGGATGTTGGGCCAGGGCTCTGCCCTGGCATCGTTGGACAACTTGGACCTACGTGAACAACTCTACCAAGAACCCAGTACCGGAGAACTGTCCAGGAAGGCCGAACAGGAACCCCATGCTGGAAAGAAGCTTCAGTTTAACGAGGTGGAGCAATCTGCCCCACCCAAGAAGCCTGAACTCTCTCAATCAATCAGAGGCAATGTTTCTGGAGCTGAAAGTATCTGTGCCACCAAAGGGAAACCAAAGGAAGTCCAGTCTGGGGTAACCTCAGCAGTAAAGAGAGGGTTTGAGGAGGTGGAGAAAAGTCCTGAGCAGTTGGAATCTCTTTCCAAGAAGAGAGACTCGGAGTACCAGAGGTGTTCTGGGGTCCCAGAAGTGGCTTTGAAGTATTGTACTGGTCTGACCGGGGTGTTTGCCAATGTTCATTTGGAAGAGTTTGGATCTGAGGGTCAAGGGACTGCTAAAGGACAGGTGCCCAAACGCTCCAGTCCCATTGCTGTGTCTAAAAACCTCCTGTGTGAGTTGGATGACCTAGCAGAGGGGGTCTTTGTTGAGGGAATGTATTTTGGTGAAGACCATGAGCTGAGCAGCAGCCTGAGCATTGACCCTGAGGGGTCGGTTCATGAAATGTCCATCAATGTCAACAGCCCAACCCCAAAGTGGTCGACTCATAGTGCCAAAGAAGGGCATTTGCCATTGTTAGAGCTAGACAACAGCGAAATATCACCCAGTACCGCACTGCCACCTCAGCCACCCACCTTCGCTAGTATAGGAACAGCAAAGCCGGGCAACATGCTCACCCTGCGAGGAGGCGTATCCAAACGCTCCTTCCTTGACAGAGTCCCCGAGCTGGACCCCAGCATGACCAAGTCACCCTCGTTCCTCAAGCCCAGGAACGTGGTGGCCTTCCGGAGCTATTGCAGCTCCATCAACCGCTCCAACATGTCGTGGAACTCACGCCTCAGCCTGGGCTCAGTAGAGGCCATGGATATGGCTACCTCAGCCTCCTACCACAGTATGCCTGCTGCTGTCACACCAGTCCAGAAGAGACCCAACTCCAACAGCTCCCTCTATCAGGTAGATCTGAGTCGAGGCTCAGGGGTGATGGCTACTGGGCTACGTTCAAATGTATGACCTGAATAtagcttatttttttcttcttcagggAACCTACATTACACAACTGTTTTATCGCAGTTATTTATGCATTTTTCTAATTTCAGACCCCACAGACGATGACATTCCACACTCCATTCAGGACCCCCAAGAGTGTCCGACGTGCTCCGGTACCTGTGGAGGGAGTGCCGATTTTAGGCACCCCAGACTACCTAGCCCCAGAGCTGCTATTGGGGAAACCACATGGTAAGGGATGACACTGGGGTGGGTGCCAGTGGGGGCGATTCAAAATATTTCTGTATGCATGTTGGTATAATTGCTGTCATCTTCACAACTTTACATGTAGGTATAAATGAATGAGCCCATTtaaaattggctcattcatccccctctcccctgtaactattccccaggtctttgctgtaaatgagaatgtgttcagtcaacttacctggtaaaataacggataaataaatgCCCGTTGAGAAAGCAAGTTCAGCTATTTTAACAGGCATTATTTTTTTTAGTTTCAGGATATCTTAATTGTGGTAAGTTGATCGTAACCTTGCTAACTGCCAGGGAAATGCATGTGCTCTCAGCTTCCCTGCATTCACTGTCTAGTACCAGAGGAAATGGCTACCTGATTCAATATTACGTGGATAGGTTGCAAAAGGCTGGTTCTGGTTCCCCATTGTAATTGCTGCTTCTGGCCCCCCATTGTAATTGCTGCTTCTGGCCCTTTGTATTGGGTTGGTGTGGACCCATGTTGGGATTAAATTGAGGGAAATTCTAATGGGAAGCCAATTTTAAGGTATGGTGTTGAAGAGTAAGGAAAGTCATTCATATGTCAGAGTGGAGGACTAACATTGGTGACTTTCAGATGGGCCCTATTATAAAGGCATATTTTCAAGCTGATGAAATCTGTCATGTTTCTAACATTGGTATGGGTTTTGTCCTGGAATATGTTTGGTGCCAAGGTGTGGGTCTAATGTTGGAAAGAATGTAAGAAAAAATATTGGTTTAGATTACAATTTGTAAGATAATGTCATTTATTGCAAACAATTATTTAGGACTTAGTAATGTTAGCAAGCAATACACAATTTCAACATCGTCCACAATCATTAAATTGAGTAGCGTGTAGATCTGACAATTATCTGAAACTTTACATCGAAACATTAAGCCTAATATTGTCCGATTTGTCTAACTCAGGTCCTGCTTCCACCGCTGTAGAATAGAGGCACAGCCTAACAGAAAAATGCAGTGACACTACAGTACTGGTACCTAAGAAAAGTGACTATCTGTTCCCCCGTCAGACTACATGGTGGACTGGTGGGCCTTGGGCGTGTGTCTGTTTGAGTTCCTCACCGGTGTGCCCCCCTTCAATGACGAAACCCCTCAGCTTGTCTTCCAGAATATTCTCAACAGAGGTAGATATCAGCAGCTGCCATGGCTGTTTATTGCTTCTGTTATGTTATCAATGTGACATGAAGGCCTTTACGGCAAAGTAAAATCATGCATTTCAAAGTGTTTTATATCACCAATATTGTTTATTTAGTTATTTTCTATCTCAGATATCCCATGGCCTGATGGTGATGAGGAGCTATCCCACAATTCCCGGAATGCCATAGAGATCTTACTCACCATGGATATGAACAAACGGGCTGGCTTCAACGGTAAGGTTTTCTTTGCCCAATTTAAATGCAGTTCAGTGTAACCAAACTGTAATAATACCATTTCATGGATGCCATTCTGATTGATAGTTAAATGTTTTTGCTACAACCATATATTTTTTTCTGCATCAGAACTGAGGGGCCACGCTCTCTTTGAGGGGTTGGACTGGGATAACCTTCAGAATCAGACCATGCCCTTCATCCCCCAGCCGGAGAACGAAACAGACACGTCATACTTTGATGCTAGAAACACTGCCCAGCATCTAGTCATGTCTGGATTCAGTCTGTAGGTTTGTACACCAGAGTTGGGGTGAATTCCAGtctattcaggaagtacactgaaattccaattccttTTAATGCTTTTCATTTGGTAAAATTTGGAATtgagtttactttctgaattgaaatggaattgaccccacgCTGTTGTACACCAACTGTTCCTCACTATGCTGTCCTCTATCCCTCATCCTCTACCATGCATCACTGCAGTGTTTTCCCTACTGTTATGTAGGCTGGGCAGGTACCCTATTGAGTTTTGTTTTAGGGTTCTAGTTGGTTAAGAAAAAAAATAGGATTAATATATATAACTTAATCTTGTGTGTGAGTTGAATATTTGTACTGTCTGTCAACTTAATGGCATAACTGTCTTTTTATATCACGTAGCACCATGTTTCACTGCTCTTTTATGCGCCTGCCATTTGTAAAGTGACCACTGTGATTGATTTCATCTTCATGCGGGTCACATACACTACATCTGTATGGATACTCTccacaaaatattttttatttcttgtaggattttttaaaactttttttaacATTCTTATGAGGAAAAATGTACAAATTAAAATGGATGTTGTGTGAAGTGATTGCTCATTTTTTTTCTCTTCCCATGATACACGAAGAAGAACCAAAACATTTGCGTGGTcggatcttgtgtgtgtgtgttgtgaacctTCATAAGAGGAATTTGTTTTCAGTCCAAAAGATCAAAATGTTTATTAACTTTGTGCCTTGGACGACAGATCACATGCAAACAACCATCTACGCC encodes the following:
- the LOC129859279 gene encoding serine/threonine-protein kinase greatwall-like isoform X1 encodes the protein MDAGEKQGACPLSCADGKVSDIPKPASIEDFVVLKPISRGAFGKVYLARKKSNARLYAIKVVKKADMRDKNMADQMKAERDALALSKSPFVVHLFYCLQTATKVYLVMEYLIGGDVKSLLHIYGYFDEDMSVKYISEVARALDYLHRHGITHRDLKPDNMLVSNEGHIKLTDFGLSKVKLDRELSLADILTTPSFVMPKQDYFRTPGQVLSLISSLGLNTPAVEGKRHSSGSAVFSPMSCGKIEQQKNSLSSPLRRQKEYLRSPVCLSRTLGPNSCVFSPYALAKSLTPRLLKSRRRFDTMSAGGSQSCIFPSTTDSEGGVSPLWELEQNEVENVPYLYGRNASGQTGGKVTSDMRMLGQGSALASLDNLDLREQLYQEPSTGELSRKAEQEPHAGKKLQFNEVEQSAPPKKPELSQSIRGNVSGAESICATKGKPKEVQSGVTSAVKRGFEEVEKSPEQLESLSKKRDSEYQRCSGVPEVALKYCTGLTGVFANVHLEEFGSEGQGTAKGQVPKRSSPIAVSKNLLCELDDLAEGVFVEGMYFGEDHELSSSLSIDPEGSVHEMSINVNSPTPKWSTHSAKEGHLPLLELDNSEISPSTALPPQPPTFASIGTAKPGNMLTLRGGVSKRSFLDRVPELDPSMTKSPSFLKPRNVVAFRSYCSSINRSNMSWNSRLSLGSVEAMDMATSASYHSMPAAVTPVQKRPNSNSSLYQTPQTMTFHTPFRTPKSVRRAPVPVEGVPILGTPDYLAPELLLGKPHVSGYLNCDYMVDWWALGVCLFEFLTGVPPFNDETPQLVFQNILNRDIPWPDGDEELSHNSRNAIEILLTMDMNKRAGFNELRGHALFEGLDWDNLQNQTMPFIPQPENETDTSYFDARNTAQHLVMSGFSL
- the LOC129859279 gene encoding serine/threonine-protein kinase greatwall-like isoform X2 produces the protein MDAGEKQGACPLSCADGKVSDIPKPASIEDFVVLKPISRGAFGKVYLARKKSNARLYAIKVVKKADMRDKNMADQMKAERDALALSKSPFVVHLFYCLQTATKVYLVMEYLIGGDVKSLLHIYGYFDEDMSVKYISEVARALDYLHRHGITHRDLKPDNMLVSNEGHIKLTDFGLSKVKLDRELSLADILTTPSFVMPKQDYFRTPGQVLSLISSLGLNTPAVEGKRHSSGSAVFSPMSCGKIEQQKNSLSSPLRRQKEYLRSPVCLSRTLGPNSCVFSPYALAKSLTPRLLKSRRRFDTMSAGGSQSCIFPSTTDSEGGVSPLWELEQNEVENVPYLYGRNASGQTGGKVTSDMRMLGQGSALASLDNLDLREQLYQEPSTGELSRKAEQEPHAGKKLQFNEVEQSAPPKKPELSQSIRGNVSGAESICATKGKPKEVQSGVTSAVKRGFEEVEKSPEQLESLSKKRDSEYQRCSGVPEVALKYCTGLTGVFANVHLEEFGSEGQGTAKGQVPKRSSPIAVSKNLLCELDDLAEGVFVEGMYFGEDHELSSSLSIDPEGSVHEMSINVNSPTPKWSTHSAKEGHLPLLELDNSEISPSTALPPQPPTFASIGTAKPGNMLTLRGGVSKRSFLDRVPELDPSMTKSPSFLKPRNVVAFRSYCSSINRSNMSWNSRLSLGSVEAMDMATSASYHSMPAAVTPVQKRPNSNSSLYQTPQTMTFHTPFRTPKSVRRAPVPVEGVPILGTPDYLAPELLLGKPHDYMVDWWALGVCLFEFLTGVPPFNDETPQLVFQNILNRDIPWPDGDEELSHNSRNAIEILLTMDMNKRAGFNELRGHALFEGLDWDNLQNQTMPFIPQPENETDTSYFDARNTAQHLVMSGFSL